CACTCCATGTCAAATCCTAGGCATAAGAGGGAGTATAAAGATCTCATATAGACTAGAACTCTGGCCAAAGTAGTCCTAACAAGATTTGGACGATCATCACCTCATGAGCTGACTTTCAGGGTTTAGTTAGACCATACCTGAATCCTGACATGGTATCAAATCCTCTAAGACCAAACGGTCTCGAGTTTGAACCTTCTCTCGTTCTTCTaataaaatattgattttaaacACAAGATAGGTGGGTATCTGCATTGTCCACATTTCTCTCAAATACAGTGGCTGATGGAATGATTGTAGAAACTCCACCTGTGCTTTTGCATAACTGGTCTAAACCTGGATAAAGAAGGATTGTTGTCTTAGCCTTTCGGTATCCAACGTAAAACTCACCGATAACTTCAATATGAATTTGCAGtccatatagccgacctcacCTAGTGGGATAAGGCTTTGGTTACAGTTAAGGATGGAATGATTGTAGAGGAGACGATGACAAAAATGGCAAATGCGGCTAGAAGAGGCACAGATGGGAAGGAGAACCAAGGAATAACAGAATTAGAGCTATCACATCTGAATCTTTTGTCTAATAAGCAAAGCACAAACCATTTGAGTGCATGGAATTTGAAGGAGATTATATTTAAAGTTGAATTTTCCAAGCCCAACACTTCATGGATACGAAAATGGCCAGAAGACAGGACAGAATGAGTCTGATTTTGAAAACTGAGGCTTCAAAGGGGAACCAGGCCTATTGGGTCACTTCAGCATATGTAAGGTCATGACTAATTAAGATACTCATCTCGGAGGAAGTTATTTCAGCTTGAATGGCCAATGGTCTCTTGAGGAGTAATTCTATTTTGGCATTCCAGGTAATCTACGAGTTCATTCTTATTGTTGTTGAAACATATAGAACAAAATGGTGTATAGTGAAAGAAAATCTCTATTACACCCAGGTATTTGAAAAAGCTGAACTGACCCTCCCTAATACTCACTTTCGATTATAAACAACCTACTATCTCTTGCTCTCTAACAAACTTACTGACCAACTACTCTGACAACTAACTGATGGGATTATCTAACATGACACCAAccttaaatataattttaatagtaGTTTATTAAAAACGATTTCCATTATTATATCTTCTATTTCCCTTCTCTTCTTCACTTTTAACAAGTATGAAAGAGAGAACGAAAACCATTTAAAATTGACCAAAAActcatcccccccccccccccgcacACACACATAACCCAACGCGCGCACACACAAATAAAAACCTTCCTTCGCTCTCAAAAGAAAATTTTACacaaaggagaagaaaaatatATCTACCTTGATAGATGGAACCATAGCAATAGCTTCCTCCACAGTTTCCGGACAAAGATTGCCTAGGACACACAGCTGCAGTAAATCCGTTAAACCGAGAGTTATATATTGTATAGTGAAAATGTCAACTcgctctctttttatttttctgaataAAATGTGAAAACTTGTTTCCTAAACAGAGTGCATGAAGAAAATAGGAATATTACCTCAAACTCGGCCAACTGATATCTAGCAAGAATTCTTTATGTCAGTTAAGATCACAATTCTGATGCAAGGATTTAAATTTCAATGTTTTCTTATTATTCCCTTTCATGAAAAATGGAATTAACATGGATCAACTATCTCAGATGTACCGAACTACAAAAGAACATGACACGGCCACCAAacaaaaaattgattgaagtaaATGTAAGGAAAAGTAGGAAACTAGGAATAGAAAATGAGTCATGAACTCAGTTTGCAGGATACTCTCGGACTTGTCTAGCAGCATCAGGATTTTTATACCGGCTAAAACGTTTCACATACTGCAATGACTTTTCAAATACCCTGCAAAAAGAGGGAGAAAATGAATACAACATAAGGTGCTAATCATGGGCAGCAACTTGAAAAAGGAATTAACTCACTGAGAAACTTGATTCATGGGGTCATCAGATGACTGTTGAAGCTGCTCATACTTGTGGTCAAGAATCAATGAAACTTCACAGTTCATCAAGCACTTTGCCTTCAAAAACTCTAAAaaaaaaggctaaaaagcatttttggcccctgatgttttaagtttgtgcaaattctgcccctatctattttgtcgatgtttctacccctcatgttttcaaacagtgcaccgtctacccctcacgGAGGGGtagcactgtttgaaaacatgaggggtagacgatgcactgtttgaaaacatgaggggtagaaacatcgacaaaaatagagtaggagcagaatttgcacaaacttgaaacatcaggggccaaaagtgctttttagccaaaaaaaaaaaaaaaaaaaatagagtgaAATGAAAAGGTGATAGCAATTATACCAAACTAAAAACATGCCCAAGCAATCCAACATGATGTAACATGCCTACATGCATAGGCAAAATAGAGAGAAATTCACTACAATTTATGAAGATTGCAAGTGGAAACTCTACCCTAAATCTTAATACCAATACAGCACAAAATCATATACATGTACCAGAGGAGAGAGTGAGCGAGGATGTAATTACCGTCTCCGATTTTGAGTTCTGCAGcgttttcttcctcttccccaGACATGTTTCAGTTTTTGGGGTTTGCAAGCACAGAAATTGGAAAACCAGAAGAAAGCACGAGGGAAAGGGTGTGAAGAAACGctgacacttttttttttttgttcaaaaaaCGCTGACACTAAACAGGTtcgatttgtttttttttctttgagtcGTTATAAGGTGACCAAGACTATTTTGACCATCCCCAATTACTATCCACACCATCCCCTGATTTTCTAATCCCAAAAATACCCTaacataaaaaacattaaaagtagtcaaaataaaaaaaaaaaactctcccAACCCCATTTCTTCTTGAgccctttcttcttccttcttcctcttccactctcACCTTCCCCACTCTCACATCGCCATGCCTGTGTTAACAAACCGCTATTAGTATTAACAAAACAAAACCGAAACAAATCAGGAACATAGCACTACCGCAATTAAAATTGCGGAAAAGATAAAGCTACCGCAATTTTAATTGCGGATCCAACAATCAGGAACATAGCACTACCGCAATTAAAATTGCGGAAAGGATAAAGCTACCGCAATTTTAATTGCGGATCAAACAGAGGAACAGAGGGACATAGCAGATGAGTTTTGAATTTAACAGAAGGTTTTAAAAATCGATTACCATCTAGTGGTAATAAGATTCCCTTATGTTTTATCCAAGGTTCAAGAACACAACACGATTTTGCGATTCAAAAACCCAAAGGAtatcaaggaaaaaaaaatagaggaaCATAGTACTACCGCAATTTAAATTGCGGTAAGCACAAAGCTACCGCAATTTAAATAGCGGATTGCAACAGATCGGGAAACCAAGCGATTTTGTCAACAGCAGTTCAAAATCATGGCGGATTGCAAATGAAACTAACAAAGGCAACCGAAAATTAGGAGAGGCAATTGCAAACTAACCCAACTTTCTTGATGTTtgacttctccttcttcctcttcttcctctttcttgtTCCTTTGCTTCTTCTTCCTGCTTCCTTCTCCAACTTCTTCAAGatccttcttcctccttccttCCCTCCCCAACACAGATCATGGTGGTggctaggtttttttttttattagggaaagttgagagagaaagagagaaaccgTGAGAGAGGGAGATGCCGAGATGGTGTGGGGAGAAGTCTTTTTTTTGTGTTTAATTGATTCAGTTTCTTTTTTTAAGTCTGAGGGTATAATTGTATTTTTGCTCAAAAAGGATGGTGTGGATAGTAAATGGGGATGGTCCAAATAGTTTTGGCCTTATAAGGTGCACCACCATATTAGGTGGTTTAGCGGGATAAGCATGTTGTTTTTGGACCATGGGCCCCTTCAATGAATTgtctttgataaaaaaaaaagtggccCACTACCACTGCTTGAAGATTGAGATATCCATTCGATCAATAAAAAAGTCTCAAAAAATCCTTGCATAATAGTAAAAAATATAAAGTTGCCACTAAAATTGAATTCCCTTGTACcttcattgaccaaaaaaaaaattcccttgtaCCTTTGAACCTCTTCCGTCTTCATCACCTTCACCACGGTCACTCCGCCTACACCAGCAACTTTTGTACCATCATCGGAACCATCGACGATGAAGTCAATTGGAGAAATTGGTATCCTCTCTGTATATACTTTCCAATTGGCTTATGGAACTCGCTTCCATCTATTTTCCTACGCAGCGGTTGTTTGGAGCAACAACTCGGGTGCTTCACTTTCGGATGTTCATGCTAGTTTCAATCATGGCAGCGCATTTCTCTTAAAGTTGATGGCAGTGGAGCTGAGTCTCAAGCACGATTAGGAGCTGGGTCACAGGGTTATATCTTGTGTTTCTGATTGCTTGCATGTGGTTGAGATTCTTTTGAATGATTCAGATATGTCCACCTTATGGGGAAAAAAAACGATTTTGCGAGTTCGATGATGCTTAAATGGAAGTGAGATGTTGTTGTGGTATATGTACCTCGTGAGAGGAATAAGGGAATGGATTCATTGATCCGCCAAGCTTCTATGCATGACTCTTTTATCGGGTGTGGCGACATTCAACGTATTATGTCATTATCTTCTTGTGTTTGGATGATGTAGCTTAATTTTCTGTTCCTTTTAgccttcctcttgtaacaaaaaaaatgtatacATATGCATGTATTTACTTAACTTTAATACTTCTTGTAGTATGTGAGAAATTTGAAACTTTTATGGttagttataaatataaaatactatTAACTACAAATTAACATTGTGCTTGATGTAAATTTTAagtaaatttttgtttttattaatattatttaaaaattttctaattaaatttaagtattaataatgtttaattttaaatatgataaatttaattttattataatttaataattaacatAATGAATAATGTAAAGTTTATTAGTAAATCATTAATATTGCTATTAATGTGAGTCAATTCTACTTTTATTAAAGTTgtgataaatattaaaatttaaataataataattttatttttaaatatgaaaaaattataaaacggTAAAATTAGTGATAAATATAATGAAtagtataaaaaattattattacttGTTATTAATGTATAACTCAAGTGAAGTTTacatttatatattaatattaattgatTGTTACATAAAGTAAATCATATATGGGAGTTTATGTTAAGATATTGATCTAGTTAGACAAATATGTGAGTTTAACGTGATCAATCCTAACCACTTTACGTGAGGCGTGAGGTTGTGAcagaaaattaaaactgaaaagaGTTGAATGTATGTAagattcataaaaaaaactagGTACGCAGAAGACACACAACAAAATGACACAATAAGTGACAGTTTACACTTGACTTCATAAGCAAGGACAATGGGCAGTAATATGTTTCCAAGTTTTTCAAGGGCATTATAGTGATACAATCCAAATTCAATGTACTCCACTACTATAGAATCATGTTGATCTTCCTCTTGTCCTGCCAAAAACACTACAAGAAATAAGACACTATGAGTGATAATTTACTCTGGACTTTAAAGGCAACGATAGTAGAGAGTAGTTTATTTCCACGTGTTCCTAAAGACATTATAGTAATACAATCTAGATTCAGTATACCCCAATAACTGCAGAAACCATGCTGATCTTCCTCCTATCCTACAAAAAATTGTTTCCAACAACTCTCAATTCGCGATCTTAGccattgatatatatatatgatgaatCTCACAAACTCAAATGGTCAGTGTTGAGTTTTCAAGTGTGAtcttagagtctcacattgttTTAAAATGGACACGATACAGAAGATGTGCGCCTTTTACCCAACGCCTTGAGACTTTAGGTAAAAACGTGATGTTTGGTCTCTTGATAGTCTTATTTAACGGCTCAAATCACTGATGAAAAAGAGGATACAAGTGTGAAAACCATGCAAGGTTGCATATCAAGGACATCATGTGGGCCCAACAGTGGCCCCATGAAACAACTTGCTTTGGAGCAAGGTATGCACATGAATCTGAATTGAGGTCGGTGACAGTTTCAATTTGAAGGCGAGACAAGGTGAGATGAAATGTCAGACATGCATGGAGTTGTTTGCTTCTAAAGAGAAACCAACCTAGCAAAAATTGTATGATTTTCCTCGTTCTTGTACAATTTTAATGTTCTCTATTTATAGCACTACCATTGCCTGCATTTCTCACCCAACACCAAAGAAGTAAATAAACAAACATTTTCTTTAAGAAATGAGGAGATGTACCAAATCAAACTTGTCTCAACTCGTTCTCCCTAGCTTCGGGGCAAAGGGTGAATACCAGGAAATCAGGCCTTATAGGAGGTAGAGACTTGCAACCTCAAAGAAGAAAGGGGCTCGTGGACATGCTCAACTTTTCAGGTGTGGGACAACCCAGGCACTTACCTGGGACTCCCAGCGGAGTGGGGAAGGTCCAAGCAACGTTCTTTAGATTGGATTAGAGACAAGGTCTTAAACAAGATACAAGGGTGGAAGAGCAAACTGCTCAATCAAGCGGGGAAGGAAATTTTGATAAAAGCTGTGTTACAAGCTATCCCTAACTTTGCTATGTCCATCCTGAAATTCCCTAAAGGCTTCTGCAAGGAGATGTCTAGTAGGGTAGCGAGATTCTGGTGGGGCAACAGAGGGGATAGAGGCATCCACTAGAGAGCCTGGGATATGCTCACGGATAGTAAAGATGACGGTGGCCTGGGGTTCAAAGATTTTGACATTATGAATGATGCCCTGTTAGCTAAACAGGCTTGGAGGATAGTCAAGGAACCAGATGCCTTGTGGGTTCGCGTGCTCAAAGGAATTTATTTCCCCAACCTTCAATTTCTCTGTGCTAAGAAGAAGCGTAATGCCTCGTGGGTCTGGTCCAGCATTTTACAGGGCAGACAACTGATTTCGAATCATGGAAGGTGGTTAATTAGGGATGGGCATGATATCGATATATGGGAACACAATTGGGTGGCTGTTGGTACCAGGATACCTAATCATAGTTAGAATGGACAGAGGAAGGTTAGTGAGCTAATGCAACAAAATACAAGGACTTGGGACATCCTAAAAATTAGACAAATTCTACCTTCTGTTGAACTGGGAAAGGTCCTTCAAACACATATCAAATGGGGTGAAGGCAAGGATGAATTGATATGGCCGTTTGTCCCCTCTAGCATCTACTCTGTTAAATCGGGCTACAAGCAAGCCAAAGCCTTGACTACCCCGACTGAGAACAGAGCTTCTTCATCTAACTCCCCTTCGAAAGTTCTTTGGAGAGCTATCAGGGGAGCGCAGCTACCGCACAAAGTCAGAGTATTCCTGTGGAAATTGTGTAGAAATGCTATTGCAGTGAAAGACAATTTGGTTAAAAGGAATTGTGGGAGAAACAACACTTGCTCGGTTTGCTAGGAGGCCCCAGAAACCGTTATCCATACCTTTCTTCAGTGCCCCTGGACGCCGTTGATTTGGTTTGGGGGACAAGTTCCTGTTGACACCAGAACTAGCCCAGGAGATTCGTTTAGACTCTGGTTTGCTAGGGAGCTTTTGAAACTCCAGGCCTTGGGAGATTTTATGATCACTGCCACATCCATAATTGCATTCACCCTCTGGAGAATCTGGAAGGCTAGGAATGACTTTGTTTTCTCATGAATTAAACCAGAACCACAAATTATTACCCAGCTGATTGGCCTCAACACGCAGGAGTACCTGGGAACAATCAATAAGGAAAACAGTGAACAGAGACAAACAAATCATGAAAACAAGAGTTCCAATCCAGCAAGAACAGGTCACCCTCAGAAACAGTGGAGGAAACCCCCTCCAGAATACACCAAATGTAATGTGGACGCAGCCTTCAACCAGGTAACTAAGCAAGCTGCTTCTGGGATAATTATTAGAGACAGTGAAGGGATAGTCCTGAGTGGATCTGCTAGGATTTTCAATGCCTTTTCCCTTCTGGCGGCTGAAGCTGTGGCCCTACGTGAAGCTGTTGCTTTGCTCCACAATTTCAACTGGGACCGAGTTATTTTTGAGTCTGACTGCATGCAACTGATTAGGGCCTATAGGGGAGAGATTATCCTTGGTAAAATTAAACACATTGTGGAAGACATCAAGGATTGGTGGAGAAGTCATAGTTCTTGGGGATTCACCTGGACCATAAAACAGGGTAACCAAGTTGCCCATTGCATAGCGTCTCTGAGTGCCAAGCGTTTGCTCCCCCTGGACTGCGTGGGAAGACCTCCAGATCCAGTTTTGAGGCAGAGAGCATGCCAGTAACCAGAGTCATCGCCATGATCAAGCCAACAATCAGGGTCCAGATCGACTTAGGTACCTTGTGCATTATGTTAGGTCTAACCTTCCTCTTGTCCAGGACCCCATCGTATTTGCCCTCCCTCCTGGACTCCTACGTGATCAAGGCAGGCCCCCAGACTTTTGACTCTCTGCTGTCTTCCTTGCCTCCTGTGGTCTGCTCCTTTAATTTGGTGGATGTGGCTGCTGTCTTTCCCAATCAGTGGTTGGAACTCTGCTTTTTCTCACCCTAATTTGGAACAACCGCAGCCTACTGGAACCTCCCTTCTAGTCTTCTCTGcgtttttttgtgtgttttgttgtttGTATAGCTTTGGCAGTTTGACTATGTTTTTTCACAGAATTAGGATTTAACTGTTTTTTCCTGCTTTCTAGTTGCTCTGGTTGTTCTGGCTACCAGAATGGTCTCACCCACCTACGTGTGGTAAGAGGCCCAACCTGCAGGCCCGCTTTAATGCCCTATTGTTTCGCCTTGTGATGTGGTTGTATTGGACTGGGCCTTTCCCAAACAGGCCTCGGCCTGATGTCAAGCCCCGACtttgaaccaaaaaaaaaaaaagaaattcaatGGTATAAAGTAAAAGGCTAGCAAAATTTACagggtgttggtggcggtggtggtggtggaaatgatGGATGGTTATGGTAGTAGCGatggat
This portion of the Lotus japonicus ecotype B-129 chromosome 3, LjGifu_v1.2 genome encodes:
- the LOC130743604 gene encoding DNA-directed RNA polymerase II subunit 4-like; its protein translation is MSGEEEENAAELKIGDEFLKAKCLMNCEVSLILDHKYEQLQQSSDDPMNQVSQVFEKSLQYVKRFSRYKNPDAARQVREILARYQLAEFELCVLGNLCPETVEEAIAMVPSIKVDIFFFSFV